Proteins from a single region of Kwoniella dendrophila CBS 6074 chromosome 4, complete sequence:
- a CDS encoding phosphoribosylamine-glycine ligase: MSEITSFPSPSTDLSILLLGGGGREHALAYKLSQSKRVSKIYVCPGNGGTALMGGKVSNLDISWGKPKEFKPLIEFALKEKIDLVIPGPEQPLVDGVEGSFKKIGIPVFGPSPIASLLEGSKSLSKEFMKRHSIPTASFKSFTSNQFKEATEYINSNPFLKTTGRCVIKASGLAAGKGVLIPETNQQALEALKSVMVDKEFGNAGDEVVIEEYLTGPEISVLAFSDGYTIIPMPAAQDHKRIGEGDTGPNTGGMGAYAPAPVATKEIMDRVLKESLEPTIKGMREDGFPFVGMLFTGFMLTPDGPKVLEYNVRFGDPETQALMLLLDDETDLAEVMLAAVERRLDSVKLGYKDGYAVSVVLASEGYPGKYPKGVPMTINPDMPNGVHVFHAGTTIKNDTGVTDGGRVLAVCASGSSLREAVDLAYSGVDQILWQGKTYRRDIAYRALSSEPAPVSSSSASGSTPAPVQSLTYAAAGVSITAGNDLVDAIKPVVKATRRIGADSNIGGFGGSFDLKAIGYEDPILISGTDGVGTKLRVALDYQKHSTVGIDLVAMSVNDLIVQGAEPLYFLDYYACSKLDVDVASDVITGIAEGCLKAGCALIGGETAEMPGMYLKDDYDLAGFAVGAVERKQLLPSNDIQQGDYLLALSSSGPHSNGYSLIRKIISLSGLSLNDKSPWNQEQQVGESLLEPTKIYIKSLLPGIKSGLFKGMSHITGGGFTENIPRIFDSSSLYSDLGVRIDLTSYNLPKIWKWLMKTGNVEPKEMVRTFNCGVGMVIIVSQQNVQKALDSLKENGEDAWIIGQVQQGKGVEYVGLEQFGQ, translated from the exons ATGTCAGAAATCACTTCATtcccttcaccttcaacggatttatcaatcttgttattaggtggtggtggtagagaaCATGCTTTAGCATATAAATTATCACAATCTAAAAGGGTATCAAAAATTTATGTTTGTCCAGGAAATGGAGGAACAGCTTTAATGGGTGGTAAAGtatcaaatttagatatATCATGGGGTaaaccaaaagaatttaaaCCTTTAATTGAATTCgctttaaaagaaaaaatagaTTTAGTTATACCTGGACCTGAACAACCTTTAgttgatggtgtagaaggATCATTTAAAAAAATCGGTATACCTGTTTTTGGTCCTTCACCTATAGCATCATTATTagaaggatcaaaatcattatcaaaagaatttatGAAAAGACATTCTATACCTACAGCAtcttttaaatcatttacatcaaatcaatttaaaGAAGCTACTGAAtatataaattcaaatccattttTAAAAACAACAGGAAGATGCGTTATAAAAGCTTCTGGATTAGctgcaggtaaaggtgttttaATTCCTgaaacaaatcaacaagctttagaagctttaaaaTCTGTAATGGTAGATAAAGAATTTGGTAAtgcaggtgatgaagttgtaATTGAAGAATATTTAACTGGACCAGAAATTTCagttttagctttttcagatGGTTATACAATTATACCAATGCCTGCTGCACAAGATCATAAAAGAAtcggtgaaggtgatacagGTCCAAATACTGGTGGTATGGGTGCTTATGCTCCTGCTCCAGTTgcaacaaaagaaattatggATAGAGTTTTGAAAGAATCTTTAGAACCTACTATTAAAGGTATGAGagaagatg GTTTCCCATTCGTCGGAATGCTCTTCACCGGTTTCATGCTTACTCCGGACGGACCTAAAGTACTTGAATACAATGTTAGATTCGGTGATCCAGAAACCCAAGCTTTAATGTTActtttagatgatgaaacagATCTTGCTGAAGTAATGCTT GCTGCTGTTGAAAGAAGACTTGACTCGGTTAAACTTGGTTACAAAGATGGTTATGCTGTTTCAGTCGTTCTCGCTTCAGAAGGTTATCCCGGTAAATATCCTAAAGGTGTACCTATGACTATAAATCCAGATATGCCAAATG GTGTTCACGTTTTCCATGCTGGTACAACAATCAAGAACGATACTGGTGTAACTGATGGTGGAAGAGTACTTGCGGTTTGTGCATCTGGATCAAGTCTTAGAGAAGCTGTAGATTTAGCATATTCCGGTGTTGATCAAATTTTATGGCAAGGTAAAACATACCGAAGAGATATTGCTTACAGAGCTCTATCATCTGAACCTGCACcagtttcatcatcttccgcATCTGGatctacacctgcacctgtacAATCTTTAACATACGCAGCAGCAGGAGTATCAATTACAGCAGgaaatgatttagttgatgcTATAAAACCAGTTGTTAAAGCTACTAGACGAATTGGAGCAGATTCAAAtattggtggatttggtggatcaTTTGATTTGAAAGCTATTGGATATGAAGATCCAATCTTAATCTCTGGTACAGATGGTGTTGGAACAAAATTAAGAGTTGCATTAGATTATCAAAAACATTCAACTGTTGGTATTGATTTAGTTGCAATGTCAGTAAACGATTTAATTGTTCAAGGTGCAGAACCATTATATTTCTTAGATTATTATGCTTGTTCAAAattagatgttgatgtagcATCAGATGTTATAACAGGTATAGCAGAAGGTTGTCTAAAAGCTGGATGTGCTTTAATTGGTGGTGAAACTGCTGAAATGCCTGGAATGTATTTAaaagatgattatgatttagCTGGTTTCGCTGTTGGTGCTGTAGAAAGAAAAcaattattaccttcaaatgatattcaaCAAGGTGAttatttattagctttatcttcaagtGGTCCACATTCAAATGGATATTCATTAATTAGAAAAATCATTTCATTATCCggattatcattaaatgataaatcaccttggaatcaagaacaacaagtTGGTGAATCTTTATTAGAACCAACAAAAATTTATATAAAATCTTTATTGCCTGGAATAAAATCTGGTTTATTTAAAGGAATGTCACATATAACAGGAGGTGGATTTACTGAAAATATTCCAAGaatttttgattcttcttcattatattctgATTTAGGTGTTAGAATTGATTTAACATCATataatttaccaaaaatTTGGAAATGGTTAATGAAAACTGGTAATgttgaacctaaagaaatggttagaaCTTTTAATTGTGGTGTAGGTATGGTAATTATTGTTTCTCAACAAAACGTACAAAAAGCTTTGGATtcattaaaagaaaatggtgaagatgcttGGATAATTGGTCAAGTTcaacaaggtaaaggtgttgaatATGTTGGCTTGGAACAATTTGGTCAATAa
- a CDS encoding plasma-membrane proton-efflux P-type ATPase: MSNLNEKVGHTEEAPIKESSIENKVAGDAPAVDAAPEKKKREYKEMEHKTEGDLHAKVDMNTIQFTATDLYDKEKVDIEHVVMEEVFQLLQCDEGGLTEAEATDRIGIFGPNKLEEKKENVFLQFLSFMWNPLSWVMEGAALVAIALSNGGGDPPDWQDFVGIVLLLLINSTIGFVEERNAGNAVKALMDSLAPKAKVKRDGKWRDIESADLVPGDMIAFKHGDVCAADCRLTEAIDVSMDQAALTGESLPVSKKLGDECFSGSTCKQGEVEAVVISTGPNTFFGRAATLVGQDNDQTGHLQMVLARIGTFCLVSIGLFVLLEIVILYPKFHYSYRRGLNSILVLLIGGIPIAMPTVLSVTLAVGAQQLAKHKAIVTRITAIEELAGVTILCSDKTGTLTTNKLTIDKENVKCYSKWDVEGVCLLAAYCSRTENQDAIDGCVVGTLPDPKMAREGIELLDFKPFNPVDKRTEITYRDNRDGGKLKRATKGMTGIIIELCSRGKTSELEDQLEADVEEFARRGLRALAVAYEDVTGDAADSAGNGFELVGLLSIFDPPRSDTKQTIDDAMALGVKVKMVTGDQLAIAKETGRRLGLGDHMYPAKVLKDGPVAGGKHANLDEMIMDADGFAGVFPEHKFEIVKRIQALGHLCAMTGDGANDAPALSRANVGIAVEGATDAARGAADIVLTEPGLSTIVHAIYGSRVIFQRMRNYAIYACAVTIRIVVCFAIMSFIWQFDFPSFMVLIIAVLNDGTIMTLSLDRVLPSTTPDSWDLAEVFAYGIGYGLYLSASTIALFAVMHSTNFFENKFSVEAIKEVNDPRGHMVIYLQVAIISQALIFVTRSHGPSWTERPSIALMLAFCLAQLISSIIAAFGNWGFTQVHSISGGWIGIVWVWNIVWYFPLDAIKFLMKKTIIAFLQKRKAAKAATPVVDENGERLQRTASRHESLYSNRTSFLSRAANRLRGGAKISMSQNELQRFSSIQAQQSGAALTRAHSRPAA, translated from the exons ATGTCTAACTTGAATGAAAAAGTTGGACATACCGAGGAGGCTCCTATCAA GGAGTCCTCTATCGAGAACAAAGTAGCCGGTGATGCTCCAG CTGTGGATGCCGCTCccgaaaagaagaagagagaataCAAGGAAATGGAACACAAGACTGAAGGTGATCTCCACGCTAAAGTTGACATGAACACC ATTCAATTCACTGCTACCGATCTTTACGACAAAGAGAAGGTCGATATCGAACACGTTGTCATGGAAGAAGTCTTCCAACTTCTTCAATGTGACGAAGGTGGTCTTACCGAAGCTGAAGCCACCGACCGTATCGGTATCTTCGGTCCAAACAAActtgaagaaaagaaagaaaatgtcTTCCTCCAATTCTTGTCATTCATGTGGAACCCTCTTTCATGGGTCATGGAAGGTGCTGCCCTTGTCGCTATCGCTCTTTCcaatggtggtggtgatccCCCCGATTGGCAAGATTTCGTCGGTATTGttcttttacttttgatCAACTCTACTATTGGttttgttgaagaaagaaacgCTGGTAACGCTGTTAAGGCTCTTATGGACTCCCTTGCCCCCAAAGCTAAAGTAAAGAGAGATGGTAAATGGAGAGACATTGAATCTGCCGATTTGGTTCCTGGTGATATGATCGCCTTCAAACACGGTGATGTCTGTGCTGCCGATTGTCGTCTTACTGAAGCTATTGATGTTTC TATGGATCAAGCCGCTCTTACTGGTGAATCTCTTCCTGTATCAAAGAAACTCGGTGATGAATGTTTCTCCGGTTCCACCTGTAAACAAGGTGAAGTCGAAGCCGTCGTCATCTCAACTGGTCCAAACACCTTCTTCGGTCGTGCCGCTACCCTTGTCGGTCAAGACAATGATCAAACCGGCCACTTGCAAATGGTTTTGGCCAGAATTGGTACTTTCTGTCTTGTTTCTATCGGTCTTTTCGTCCTCCTCGAAATTGTCATCCTTTACCCTAAATTCCACTACTCATACAGAAGAGGTCTTAACTCTATCCTTGTATTACTCATTGGTGGTATCCCAATTGCTATGCCTACTGTCTTATCAGTTACCCTTGCCGTCGGGGCTCAACAACTCGCCAAACACAAAGCTATTGTCACCCGTATCACTGCCATTGAAGAACTTGCTGGTGTAACCATCCTTTGTTCCGATAAAACCGGTACCCTTACCACCAACAAACTTACcattgataaagaaaacGTCAAATGTTACTCCAAATGGGATGTCGAAGGTGTCTGTCTCCTCGCTGCCTACTGTTCAAGAACCGAAAACCAAGATGCTATCGATGGTTGTGTCGTTGGTACCCTCCCAGACCCAAAAATGGCTAGAGAAGGTATCGAACTTCTTGACTTCAAACCTTTCAACCCTGTCGACAAACGAACTGAAATTACCTACCGAGACAACCGAGATGGTGGTAAACTCAAGAGAGCTACCAAAGGTATGACTGGTATCATCATCGAACTCTGTTCAAGAGGTAAAACTTCTGAACTTGAGGATCAACTTGAAGCCGATGTTGAAGAATTCGCCCGAAGAGGTCTTAGAGCTCTCGCTGTCGCTTACGAAGATGTCACCGGTGATGCCGCCGACTCTGCTGGTAACGGTTTCGAACTTGTTGGTCTCCTCTCCATCTTTGATCCTCCTAGATCTGATACCAAACAAACTATCGATGATGCCATGGCTCTCGGTGTCAAAGTTAAAATGGTAACCGGTGATCAACTTGCTATCGCTAAAGAAACTGGTCGAAGACTTGGTCTTGGTGACCACATGTACCCAGCTAAGGTTCTTAAAGATGGTCCAGTCGCCGGTGGTAAACACGCCAACTtagatgaaatgatcatGGATGCCGATGGTTTCGCCGGTGTCTTCCCAGAACACAAATTCGAAATTGTCAAGAGAATTCAAGCTTTAGGTCACTTATGTGCCATGACTGGTGATGGTGCTAACGATGCCCCTGCCCTTTCAAGAGCCAACGTCGGTATTGCTGTAGAAGGTGCTACCGATGCTGCCAGAGGTGCTGCCGATATCGTCCTCACTGAACCTGGTCTTTCAACTATCGTCCACGCCATCTACGGATCTCGAGTTATTTTCCAAAGAATGAGAAACTATGCCATCTATGCTTGTGCCGTTACTATCCGAATTGTCGTCTGTTTCGCCATCATGTCATTCATCTGGCAATTCGATTTCCCATCATTCATGGTTCTTATTATCGCCGTTCTTAACGATGGTACCATCATGACCCTCTCTCTTGATCGAGTCTTACCATCTACCACTCCAGATTCATGGGATCTTGCCGAAGTATTCGCCTACGGTATTGGTTACGGTCTTtatctttcagcttccacCATTGCTCTTTTCGCCGTCATGCACTCCACCAACTTCTTCGAGAACAAGTTCTCAGTCGAAGCCATCAAGGAAGTCAACGATCCTCGAGGACATATGGTTATCTATCTCCAAGTTGCCATTATCTCTCAAGCTCTTATCTTCGTCACCAGATCTCACGGACCTTCATGGACTGAAAGACCCTCAATTGCTCTTATGCTTGCTTTCTGTCTTGCTCAATTGATCTCTTCCATCATTGCCGCCTTCGGTAACTGGGGTTTCACTCAAGTTCACTCTATCTCTGGTGGATGGATCGGTATTGTCTGGGTTTGGAACATTGTTTGGTACTTCCCTCTCGATGCTATCAAATTCCTCATGAAAAAGACCATTATCGCTTTCCTCCAAAAACGAAAAGCTGCCAAAGCTGCTACTCCAGTTGtcgatgaaaatggtgaaagacTTCAAAGAACTGCTTCAAGACACGAATCTTTATACTCCAACAGAACCTCATTCTTATCAAGAGCCGCCAACAGACTCAGAGGTGGTGCCAAGATTTCAATGTCACAAAACGAGTTACAAAGATTCTCTTCAATCCAAGCCCAACAATCAGGTGCTGCTCTTACCCGAGCTCACTCAAGACCTGCCGCATAA